The following coding sequences lie in one Sinorhizobium fredii USDA 257 genomic window:
- a CDS encoding DUF805 domain-containing protein, protein MAEEGRPPSMTWLFFSPSGRIGRLPFFLSWLFWFVVGGVILMQMLKYENQDVALVFWTLALIGSGVASTVSIAMLAIKRLHDIGYPGPLALCLFIPVLSPIVFIALCLWPGAQGANEFGGRRNGPRR, encoded by the coding sequence ATGGCCGAGGAGGGGCGGCCGCCGAGCATGACCTGGCTGTTCTTCAGCCCCTCCGGCCGGATTGGTCGCCTGCCCTTCTTTCTCTCCTGGCTTTTCTGGTTCGTCGTCGGCGGCGTCATCCTGATGCAGATGCTGAAATACGAAAATCAGGATGTGGCACTGGTGTTCTGGACGCTGGCGCTGATCGGCTCCGGCGTCGCGTCGACCGTTTCCATTGCCATGCTGGCGATCAAGCGCCTGCACGATATCGGCTATCCCGGACCGCTGGCGCTCTGCCTGTTCATCCCGGTTTTAAGCCCCATCGTCTTCATCGCACTCTGCCTCTGGCCCGGCGCGCAAGGCGCCAACGAATTCGGCGGGCGCCGCAATGGCCCCAGGCGCTGA
- the dapD gene encoding 2,3,4,5-tetrahydropyridine-2,6-dicarboxylate N-succinyltransferase, with the protein MTNHDLASLSQTIETAFDDREAVSTGTRGAIRDAVEAALNLLDSGKVRVAERGADGTWTVNQWLKKAVLLSFRLNPMELVRGGPGESVWWDKVASKFDGWSVNEFEKAGFRAVPNCVVRRSAYIAPNAVLMPSFVNLGAYVGEGTMVDTWATVGSCAQIGKNVHLSGGVGIGGVLEPMQAGPTIIEDNCFIGARSEVVEGCIVREGSVLGMGVFIGKSTKIVDRATGEVMYGEVPPYSVVVAGSMPSGSTMATGQPAPNLYCAVIVKRVDEKTRSKTGINELLRD; encoded by the coding sequence ATGACGAACCACGACCTCGCCTCCCTGTCGCAGACGATCGAGACCGCCTTCGATGATCGCGAGGCCGTCAGCACCGGCACGCGCGGCGCGATTCGCGATGCGGTTGAGGCGGCGCTGAACCTGCTCGACAGCGGCAAGGTACGTGTCGCCGAGCGCGGTGCGGACGGCACCTGGACCGTCAACCAGTGGCTCAAGAAGGCCGTGCTTCTCTCCTTCCGGCTGAACCCGATGGAACTCGTCAGGGGCGGCCCCGGCGAATCCGTCTGGTGGGACAAGGTCGCCTCCAAGTTCGACGGCTGGAGCGTCAACGAATTCGAGAAGGCCGGCTTCCGGGCGGTGCCGAACTGCGTCGTGCGCCGTTCGGCCTATATCGCCCCAAATGCGGTCCTGATGCCCTCCTTCGTCAATCTCGGCGCCTATGTCGGCGAGGGAACGATGGTCGACACCTGGGCGACCGTCGGCTCTTGCGCGCAGATCGGCAAGAACGTGCATCTCTCCGGCGGTGTCGGCATCGGCGGCGTGCTGGAGCCGATGCAGGCCGGCCCGACCATCATCGAGGACAATTGCTTCATCGGCGCCCGCTCCGAGGTGGTCGAGGGCTGCATTGTCCGCGAGGGTTCCGTCCTCGGCATGGGCGTCTTCATCGGCAAGTCGACGAAGATCGTCGACCGCGCGACGGGCGAAGTCATGTATGGCGAAGTGCCGCCCTATTCCGTCGTCGTCGCCGGCTCCATGCCGTCCGGCTCGACAATGGCCACCGGCCAGCCGGCGCCGAACCTCTACTGCGCCGTTATCGTCAAGCGGGTCGACGAGAAGACCCGTTCCAAGACCGGCATCAACGAGCTGCTCCGGGACTGA
- a CDS encoding LOG family protein, with product MGRMKKRGLRSKGGVWDPLADSSQSRQRASTVPVTPQSASPTYRLAYIDDDFLCREELRPVRLQLELLKTEMMLEERGINSTVVMFGGARIPEPGGEAWAAKNETQRKNLEAASVYYDEARKFARLCSEQSAKLGHKEYVIVTGGGPGVMEAGNRGAADVGAPSIGLNIVLPHEQAPNSYVTPELSFNFHYFAIRKMHFLLRAKAVAVFPGGFGTLDELFETMTLMQTGRLALVPLVLFGEKFWRSIINFEALAEFGTIAPDDIDLVHFVETAEEAWEIIARFYETVDPRAVPMATGRR from the coding sequence ATGGGACGCATGAAGAAGCGCGGTTTGCGCAGCAAGGGCGGGGTCTGGGATCCGCTGGCAGACAGCTCGCAAAGCAGGCAGCGCGCTTCGACCGTTCCTGTGACGCCCCAATCGGCCTCTCCGACCTATCGGCTTGCCTATATCGACGACGATTTCCTGTGCCGCGAGGAATTGCGGCCGGTGCGCCTGCAGCTCGAACTCCTGAAGACGGAGATGATGCTCGAGGAGCGCGGCATCAACTCGACCGTCGTCATGTTCGGCGGCGCGCGCATTCCGGAGCCGGGCGGCGAAGCCTGGGCGGCCAAGAACGAGACGCAGCGCAAGAACCTGGAAGCGGCTTCGGTCTACTACGACGAAGCACGCAAGTTCGCGCGACTCTGTTCCGAGCAGTCCGCCAAGCTCGGTCACAAAGAATATGTGATCGTCACCGGCGGCGGTCCGGGCGTCATGGAGGCAGGAAATCGCGGCGCCGCGGATGTCGGCGCACCGTCGATCGGCCTCAATATCGTTCTGCCGCACGAGCAGGCGCCGAACAGCTACGTTACGCCGGAGCTGTCCTTCAATTTTCACTATTTCGCCATCCGCAAGATGCACTTCCTGCTGCGTGCCAAGGCGGTGGCGGTCTTCCCCGGCGGCTTCGGCACCCTGGACGAGCTGTTTGAGACCATGACGCTGATGCAGACCGGCCGACTGGCGCTGGTGCCGCTGGTCCTCTTCGGCGAGAAGTTCTGGCGCTCGATCATCAATTTCGAGGCGCTCGCCGAATTCGGCACGATCGCGCCGGACGACATCGATCTCGTGCATTTCGTCGAAACCGCCGAGGAGGCTTGGGAGATCATCGCCCGCTTCTACGAAACGGTAGATCCGCGCGCCGTACCGATGGCCACGGGCAGGCGATAG
- a CDS encoding pyrimidine 5'-nucleotidase, whose amino-acid sequence MKKLDRLPTHADFAHVTDWVFDLDNTLYPHHVNLFAQIDRNMTAYVAEILSLEPTEAKKLQKEYYRDHGTTLQGLMIHHGIDPNDFLERAHAIDYSVVPANPELGEAIKALPGRKFIFTNGSVVHAEMTARALGILDHFDDIFDIVAAGYVPKPAGDTYDKFMSLHRVDTQHAAMFEDLPRNLLVPKALGMKTILLVPRNLEYEFAEAWETSSDADEQIDYVTEDLAGFLRRIVAPV is encoded by the coding sequence ATGAAAAAACTCGATCGCCTGCCGACCCATGCCGATTTCGCCCATGTCACCGACTGGGTCTTCGATCTCGACAACACGCTCTACCCGCACCACGTCAATCTCTTCGCGCAGATCGATCGCAACATGACGGCCTATGTAGCCGAAATCCTGTCGCTCGAACCGACCGAGGCGAAGAAACTGCAGAAGGAATATTACCGCGATCACGGCACCACCCTGCAGGGCCTGATGATCCACCACGGCATCGACCCGAACGATTTTCTCGAAAGGGCGCATGCGATCGACTACAGCGTGGTGCCGGCGAACCCTGAACTCGGCGAAGCGATCAAGGCTCTGCCCGGCCGCAAGTTCATCTTCACCAATGGCAGCGTCGTCCATGCCGAGATGACGGCGCGCGCGCTCGGCATTCTCGACCATTTCGATGACATCTTCGACATCGTCGCCGCCGGCTACGTGCCGAAGCCGGCCGGTGATACCTACGACAAGTTCATGAGCCTTCACCGCGTCGACACGCAGCACGCGGCGATGTTCGAGGATCTGCCGCGCAATCTTCTGGTGCCCAAAGCACTCGGCATGAAGACTATTCTGCTGGTGCCGCGCAATCTCGAATATGAATTCGCGGAAGCCTGGGAGACCTCCAGCGACGCCGACGAGCAGATCGACTACGTCACCGAAGATCTGGCCGGCTTCCTGCGGCGGATCGTGGCCCCGGTGTAA
- a CDS encoding DMT family transporter has translation METWVLITVAAAFLQNIRSSMQKHLKGAMGTTGATFVRFGFGLPFALLYLLVLWRVAGQPLPVPNGTFFLWAVVGGLAQIAATFLLVHLFSFRNFAVGTAYSRTEPAQAALFGLIFLGEKASHGTLVAIAISVIGVMLISVARTTLSARSLVTSVFSRTAAIGLLSGTFFGLSAVSYRSASLVLAPSLPAPDYMMQASFTLGFVILLQTIVMLLWIVAREPNELKRIAAAWKPAFIVGLVGSSASFGWFMAMTLQQAAIVKVVAQVEMLFTFATSFFVFREWINRLELVGCLLIVLGVVMLLVL, from the coding sequence ATGGAAACCTGGGTTCTCATCACCGTCGCAGCAGCCTTCCTGCAGAATATCCGCTCCTCCATGCAGAAGCACCTGAAGGGCGCCATGGGCACGACCGGCGCCACCTTCGTGCGCTTTGGCTTCGGGCTGCCCTTCGCGCTCCTCTACCTCCTCGTGCTCTGGCGTGTCGCCGGTCAGCCGCTGCCGGTGCCGAACGGGACCTTTTTCCTCTGGGCTGTCGTCGGAGGCCTGGCGCAGATCGCCGCGACCTTCCTGCTGGTTCACCTCTTCTCCTTCCGTAACTTCGCGGTCGGCACCGCTTATTCCCGCACCGAGCCGGCCCAGGCGGCGCTTTTTGGGCTGATTTTCCTGGGTGAAAAAGCGAGCCATGGGACACTGGTGGCGATCGCCATCTCGGTCATCGGCGTCATGCTGATTTCCGTTGCCCGCACGACGCTCAGCGCCCGATCGCTGGTGACCTCGGTCTTCAGCCGCACGGCCGCGATCGGGCTGCTCTCCGGTACGTTCTTTGGGCTCTCCGCAGTTTCCTACCGCTCCGCCTCCCTGGTGCTGGCACCCAGCCTGCCCGCGCCGGACTACATGATGCAGGCGAGCTTCACGCTCGGTTTCGTCATCCTGCTGCAGACCATCGTCATGCTCCTTTGGATCGTCGCGCGCGAGCCGAATGAGCTGAAGCGCATCGCCGCCGCCTGGAAGCCCGCTTTCATCGTCGGCCTCGTCGGTTCGTCGGCGTCCTTCGGCTGGTTCATGGCGATGACGCTGCAGCAGGCGGCGATCGTCAAGGTGGTGGCGCAGGTCGAGATGCTGTTCACTTTCGCGACGTCTTTCTTCGTCTTCCGCGAGTGGATCAACCGCCTGGAACTCGTCGGCTGCCTGTTGATCGTCCTCGGCGTCGTGATGCTGCTTGTCCTGTAA
- a CDS encoding bifunctional transcriptional activator/DNA repair enzyme AdaA: MLFDLPNDDTLYDALLARSSDYEGQAFACVKSTGIFCRLSCPARKPKRENTLFFDSIAACINSGFRPCERCRPLDQAAGKEPLVDQLLKLLDRSPDRRWTEDDLVRRGFDPSTVRRAFKRSLGVTFLDLARQRRMGEAARQLSAGVSVIEAQVDAGYESPSGFRAAFARLIGEAPVKAQGRELLFADWIDTPLGSMVAVADQTLLHLLEFHDRKALPAEMERLKRTARSAVVPGRTAPIEQIATELNAYFAGQSGEFRTPLALDGTAFERRVWARLMRIPIGETRSYSDIAREIATIEAVRAVARANGANRIAIVVPCHRCIGADGSLTGYGGGLERKQWLLRHEGKMRPVGLFTEEIR, from the coding sequence ATGCTCTTCGATTTGCCGAACGACGATACTCTCTATGATGCGCTCCTGGCCCGCAGTTCCGACTATGAGGGCCAGGCCTTCGCCTGCGTGAAGAGCACCGGCATCTTCTGCCGCCTCTCATGCCCCGCCCGCAAGCCGAAGCGGGAGAACACCCTGTTTTTCGACAGCATCGCCGCTTGTATCAATTCCGGTTTCAGACCTTGCGAGCGATGCCGGCCGCTGGACCAGGCTGCCGGAAAGGAGCCGCTCGTCGATCAACTGCTGAAGCTCCTCGATCGCTCCCCTGACCGTCGCTGGACCGAGGACGATCTGGTGCGGCGCGGCTTTGATCCCTCGACCGTTCGCCGGGCCTTCAAACGGAGCCTCGGCGTTACCTTTCTCGACCTTGCCCGTCAGCGACGCATGGGAGAAGCCGCCCGTCAGCTTTCCGCCGGGGTGAGCGTCATTGAAGCGCAGGTCGATGCGGGATACGAATCGCCAAGCGGCTTCCGCGCCGCCTTCGCGAGGCTGATCGGCGAGGCGCCGGTGAAGGCGCAAGGCCGTGAACTGCTCTTTGCCGATTGGATCGATACGCCGCTCGGGTCGATGGTAGCCGTCGCCGACCAGACGCTTCTTCATTTGCTCGAATTTCACGATCGCAAGGCATTGCCGGCCGAGATGGAAAGGCTGAAGCGAACGGCGCGGTCCGCCGTCGTGCCGGGCAGGACCGCGCCCATCGAGCAGATCGCTACGGAACTCAATGCCTATTTCGCCGGCCAGTCGGGCGAATTTCGCACGCCGTTGGCTCTCGATGGCACTGCCTTCGAGCGCCGGGTATGGGCGAGGCTCATGCGAATCCCGATCGGCGAGACGCGATCCTATAGCGACATTGCCCGAGAAATCGCTACCATCGAGGCGGTGCGTGCCGTGGCGAGAGCAAATGGCGCCAACCGCATCGCGATCGTCGTCCCCTGTCATCGCTGCATCGGCGCGGATGGGTCGCTGACGGGATATGGCGGCGGCCTCGAGCGAAAGCAATGGCTGCTTCGGCACGAAGGCAAGATGAGACCTGTGGGCCTGTTTACGGAGGAGATTCGATGA
- a CDS encoding isocitrate lyase/PEP mutase family protein: protein MNQEERARAFTALHRKGDPVVLYNIWDAGSARCVAEAGGKALATGSWSVAAAHGFADGQKIPLQLLVEIAREIVAATDLPLSVDFEGAYSEDPAQGAANVAQLIDAGAIGINFEDQVVGKSGIHPIDKQVARIRAIREMAERQNVPLFINARTDLFLQESDAARHAGLMNEAIARAKAYAGAGASGFFAPGLADAELVARLCAASPLPVNVMMKPGAPDLPTLAAAGVGRVSYGPFPYRAMIAWLQGEAEKVYGSAVK, encoded by the coding sequence ATGAACCAGGAGGAAAGGGCGCGCGCCTTTACGGCGCTGCACCGCAAGGGCGACCCGGTCGTTCTTTACAATATCTGGGATGCCGGCAGCGCCCGATGCGTGGCCGAGGCCGGCGGCAAGGCGCTTGCCACCGGAAGCTGGTCGGTGGCGGCGGCCCATGGCTTTGCCGACGGTCAGAAGATCCCGCTGCAGTTGCTGGTCGAAATCGCCCGCGAAATCGTTGCCGCGACCGACCTGCCATTGTCGGTCGACTTCGAGGGCGCCTATTCGGAGGACCCGGCGCAGGGAGCCGCCAATGTGGCGCAACTGATCGATGCCGGTGCGATCGGTATCAATTTCGAGGATCAGGTCGTGGGCAAAAGCGGGATCCATCCCATCGACAAGCAGGTGGCCCGCATACGGGCGATCCGCGAGATGGCGGAACGCCAGAACGTTCCGCTTTTCATCAATGCCCGTACCGACCTGTTCCTGCAGGAGAGCGACGCGGCGCGCCATGCCGGCTTGATGAACGAGGCGATCGCCCGCGCCAAAGCCTATGCGGGAGCGGGCGCCAGCGGGTTCTTCGCACCGGGGCTTGCCGACGCCGAACTCGTCGCCCGACTCTGCGCGGCATCACCTCTGCCGGTGAATGTCATGATGAAGCCGGGGGCACCGGATCTCCCCACTCTTGCCGCCGCCGGCGTCGGCCGCGTCAGTTACGGGCCGTTCCCCTACCGGGCGATGATCGCCTGGCTGCAGGGTGAGGCGGAGAAGGTTTACGGGAGCGCTGTGAAGTAG
- the argB gene encoding acetylglutamate kinase: MSASESEIQARLLAQALPYMQRYENKTIVVKYGGHAMGNPELGRAFASDIALLKQSGVNPIVVHGGGPQIGAMLNKMGIESKFEGGLRVTDEKTVEIVEMVLAGSINKEIVALINQTGEWAIGLCGKDGNMVFAEKARKTIKDPDSNIERILDLGFVGEVVEVDRTLLDLLARSEMIPVIAPVAPGRDGHTYNINADTFAGAIAGALNATRLLFLTDVPGVLDKEGNLIKELSVAQARALIADGTISGGMIPKVETCMEAIKAGVQGVVILNGKTAHSVLLEIFTERGAGTLIVP, translated from the coding sequence ATGTCCGCATCAGAGAGTGAAATCCAGGCACGCCTGCTCGCCCAGGCCCTGCCCTACATGCAGCGCTACGAGAACAAGACGATCGTCGTCAAATATGGCGGCCATGCGATGGGCAATCCCGAACTTGGGCGCGCCTTCGCCAGCGATATCGCGCTGCTGAAACAGTCGGGCGTCAACCCGATCGTTGTGCATGGCGGCGGCCCGCAGATCGGCGCCATGCTCAACAAGATGGGCATTGAATCGAAATTCGAGGGCGGGCTTCGCGTCACCGACGAGAAGACCGTCGAGATCGTCGAGATGGTGCTCGCCGGTTCGATCAACAAGGAGATCGTCGCGCTCATCAACCAGACCGGCGAATGGGCGATCGGCCTTTGCGGCAAGGACGGCAACATGGTCTTCGCGGAAAAGGCGCGAAAGACCATCAAGGACCCGGATTCCAATATCGAGCGCATCCTCGATCTCGGCTTCGTCGGCGAAGTGGTCGAAGTGGACCGTACGCTTCTCGACCTGTTGGCGCGCTCGGAGATGATCCCGGTGATCGCCCCGGTCGCCCCCGGCCGCGACGGCCATACCTACAACATCAACGCCGATACCTTCGCGGGCGCCATCGCCGGCGCGCTCAACGCGACGCGCCTGTTGTTCCTGACCGATGTTCCGGGCGTTCTCGACAAAGAAGGCAATCTCATCAAGGAGCTTTCGGTCGCGCAGGCGCGCGCACTGATCGCCGACGGCACCATTTCCGGCGGCATGATCCCCAAGGTGGAGACCTGCATGGAGGCGATCAAGGCGGGCGTGCAGGGCGTGGTCATCCTCAACGGCAAGACCGCGCATTCGGTGCTGCTCGAGATCTTCACCGAGCGCGGCGCCGGTACGCTGATCGTGCCATGA
- a CDS encoding anti-sigma factor: MTTQKPESGDARRDEVIAGEYVLGVLSAADRRQVEARMATDRDFAAMVLRWRNNLAAFDSADETIAPLRALPSVEHRAFELQAGVGDSVGLWNSLSFWRSLAIASVAAVTVLVIALAGLFGGGSGGRPLVADLAGQGNAIGFVALFDVGSGRLRLTPVAARQDGEKSLEFWLLRGNDPAISLGVLPQSGEGEFRVPPAMRTKITEGSTLAVSVEPRGGSPTGSPSGPYLARGSAGYR; this comes from the coding sequence ATGACGACTCAGAAGCCCGAGAGCGGGGATGCCCGTCGCGACGAGGTGATCGCGGGGGAATACGTGCTGGGCGTACTGTCCGCCGCAGACCGCCGTCAGGTCGAAGCGCGCATGGCGACGGACAGAGACTTCGCGGCGATGGTTCTCCGCTGGCGGAACAATCTCGCCGCCTTCGACTCCGCCGATGAAACGATTGCGCCGTTGCGCGCCTTGCCTTCCGTCGAACACCGGGCGTTCGAACTGCAGGCGGGCGTCGGCGACTCCGTCGGATTATGGAATTCCTTGTCCTTCTGGCGCAGTCTCGCCATTGCCTCCGTGGCCGCCGTCACGGTTCTTGTGATCGCCTTGGCGGGGTTGTTCGGCGGCGGATCGGGCGGCCGGCCGCTCGTGGCCGACCTGGCGGGGCAGGGCAATGCCATAGGTTTCGTTGCCCTGTTCGACGTCGGCTCCGGGCGTTTGCGCTTGACGCCGGTTGCGGCGCGCCAGGACGGGGAGAAATCCCTCGAATTCTGGCTGCTGCGGGGCAACGACCCTGCAATTTCGCTCGGCGTGCTGCCGCAGTCGGGCGAAGGCGAGTTCCGGGTTCCTCCCGCCATGCGGACGAAGATCACCGAAGGCTCGACCCTTGCCGTCAGCGTCGAACCGCGCGGCGGCTCACCGACCGGTTCGCCTAGCGGCCCGTACCTGGCGCGGGGCAGTGCCGGTTATCGCTGA
- a CDS encoding DUF1269 domain-containing protein, with the protein MSDLIVIGFDAPEEADRVLLKLHSLKKEYLIDLEDAVVVVRDTEGKAHLKQSINLTSVGAASGLLSGSLWGGLVGLLFLNPLAGFAIGGALGAGAGALSGSLADYGIDDDFIKSLGNTIPNNSSALFILVRKVQPEKVLAELTGLRGRVLKTSLSPEQEQKLQAALSEAQTPSPQAGTF; encoded by the coding sequence ATGTCCGACTTGATCGTCATCGGTTTCGACGCGCCGGAGGAGGCCGACCGGGTCCTCCTGAAGCTCCACAGCCTGAAGAAGGAATATCTGATCGATCTGGAAGACGCGGTCGTCGTGGTTCGCGACACCGAAGGCAAGGCGCATCTGAAACAGAGCATCAACCTTACCTCAGTCGGCGCAGCCTCGGGCCTCCTGTCAGGCTCGCTCTGGGGCGGCCTGGTCGGGTTGCTTTTCCTGAATCCGCTCGCCGGCTTCGCGATCGGCGGCGCGCTCGGCGCGGGGGCCGGAGCTCTTTCCGGTTCGCTTGCCGATTACGGCATCGACGACGATTTCATCAAGTCGCTCGGCAACACGATCCCGAACAACTCCTCGGCGCTGTTCATCCTGGTGCGCAAGGTGCAGCCGGAAAAGGTTCTGGCCGAACTCACCGGGCTCCGCGGCCGTGTGCTGAAGACCTCGCTTTCGCCGGAACAGGAACAGAAGCTGCAGGCCGCCCTCTCCGAAGCGCAGACGCCCTCGCCGCAGGCCGGGACCTTTTGA
- the yihA gene encoding ribosome biogenesis GTP-binding protein YihA/YsxC, protein MSGNNNQNASSVFGRPWIFIRGVPAMKFLPPEGPTEIAFAGRSNVGKSSLINALVGHRGLARTSNTPGRTQELNYFVPDGYSGEADDLPPMALVDMPGYGYAQAPKEQVDAWTKLVFDYLRGRSTLKRVYVLIDARHGIKKNDEEVLSLLDKAAVSYQIVLTKTDKIKAAGVPRLIAETLDKIKKRPAAYPEVLSTSSEKGDGIEELRAAIEHAVVR, encoded by the coding sequence ATGTCCGGTAACAACAATCAGAACGCCTCCAGTGTCTTCGGCCGGCCGTGGATCTTCATCCGCGGCGTGCCGGCGATGAAGTTCCTGCCGCCGGAGGGGCCGACGGAGATCGCCTTCGCCGGACGCTCCAATGTCGGCAAGTCGTCGCTGATCAATGCGCTCGTCGGCCACAGGGGCCTCGCCCGCACCTCCAACACGCCCGGACGCACCCAGGAACTCAACTATTTCGTGCCGGACGGCTATTCCGGCGAGGCGGACGACCTGCCGCCGATGGCGCTCGTCGACATGCCGGGCTACGGCTACGCCCAGGCGCCGAAAGAACAGGTCGATGCCTGGACGAAGCTCGTCTTCGACTATCTGCGCGGCCGCTCGACGCTGAAGCGCGTCTATGTGCTGATCGACGCCCGCCACGGCATCAAGAAGAACGACGAGGAGGTGCTGTCGCTCCTCGACAAGGCGGCGGTCTCCTATCAGATCGTGCTGACCAAGACCGACAAGATCAAGGCCGCCGGTGTACCGCGGCTGATCGCCGAAACGCTCGACAAGATCAAGAAGCGGCCGGCTGCCTATCCCGAGGTGTTGTCGACGTCCTCGGAAAAGGGCGACGGCATCGAAGAACTGCGCGCTGCGATCGAACACGCCGTTGTGCGCTGA
- the yidC gene encoding membrane protein insertase YidC produces MENNRNYFVAIALSVLILVAWQFFYVNPRMEKDRIAAEKAQQTQQAQPQQGGQQATPGQGLPGGVVPGENRDQAVAKSARVAIDTPALSGSINLTGARFDDLKLKDYRETVDPKSPVITLFSPAETADGYFTEIGYIGGDATGSVPGPQTVWTLSGGDKLTPATPVTLTYTNDKGITFARTISVDEHYMFQIVDSIKNGTSAPVSLSSYGRVTRFNKPTTPSIYVLHEGFIGVAGDNGLQEVGYSKVEDDQPVEPGKSTGGWLGITDKYWAATIVPPQETPFDIRFSHFADGRPRYQSDYKSDAITVAPGQSAEVKNLVFAGAKEVPVVDNYEVAYAIPNFDKLIDWGWFYFITKPMFKMMDFFFRLFGNFGIAILITTIVVKLIFFPLANKQYASMANMKKVQPKMEELKKKFGDDRMGLQQAMMQLYKDEKINPLAGCWPIVIQIPVFFALYKVIYVTIEMRHAPFFGWIRDLSAPDPTTIVNLFGLLPFDGPAFLHLGVWPIVMGITMFLQMRMNPTPPDPTQAMLFTWMPLVFTFMLASFPAGLVIYWAWNNTLSIAQQSIIMKRQGVRIELFDNLKSLFAKRPKPAE; encoded by the coding sequence ATGGAAAACAACCGCAATTATTTCGTGGCGATAGCGCTCTCGGTGCTGATCCTCGTCGCTTGGCAGTTCTTCTATGTCAATCCAAGGATGGAAAAGGACCGGATTGCTGCGGAAAAAGCCCAGCAGACACAGCAGGCACAGCCCCAGCAGGGCGGCCAGCAGGCCACGCCCGGCCAGGGGCTGCCCGGTGGCGTGGTCCCCGGCGAAAACCGCGACCAGGCCGTCGCCAAGTCTGCGCGTGTCGCGATCGACACGCCGGCGCTTTCCGGTTCCATCAACCTGACCGGTGCACGCTTCGACGACCTGAAGCTCAAGGATTACCGCGAGACGGTCGATCCGAAGAGCCCGGTCATCACGCTCTTCAGCCCAGCGGAAACCGCGGACGGTTATTTTACCGAGATCGGCTATATCGGCGGCGACGCGACCGGCTCCGTACCCGGCCCGCAGACCGTCTGGACGCTTTCGGGCGGCGACAAGCTGACGCCTGCAACGCCGGTCACCCTCACCTACACGAACGACAAGGGCATCACCTTCGCCCGGACGATCTCCGTCGACGAGCATTACATGTTCCAGATCGTCGACAGCATCAAGAACGGGACCTCCGCTCCGGTCTCGCTTTCCTCCTACGGCCGCGTCACGCGCTTCAACAAGCCGACGACGCCGAGCATCTATGTGCTTCACGAAGGCTTCATCGGGGTCGCAGGCGACAACGGCCTGCAGGAGGTCGGCTACTCGAAAGTTGAAGACGACCAGCCGGTCGAACCGGGCAAGTCGACGGGCGGCTGGCTGGGTATCACCGACAAGTACTGGGCCGCGACGATCGTCCCGCCGCAGGAGACGCCCTTCGATATCCGCTTCTCGCATTTCGCCGACGGCCGCCCACGTTACCAGAGCGATTACAAGAGCGATGCCATCACGGTCGCGCCGGGCCAATCCGCGGAGGTCAAGAACCTCGTCTTCGCCGGCGCCAAGGAAGTGCCGGTCGTCGATAATTACGAAGTGGCCTACGCGATCCCGAACTTCGACAAGCTGATCGACTGGGGCTGGTTCTACTTCATCACCAAGCCGATGTTCAAAATGATGGATTTCTTCTTCCGTCTGTTCGGCAATTTCGGCATCGCGATCCTGATCACCACGATCGTCGTCAAGCTGATCTTCTTCCCCCTCGCCAACAAGCAATATGCCTCGATGGCGAACATGAAAAAGGTCCAGCCCAAGATGGAGGAGCTGAAGAAGAAGTTCGGCGACGACCGCATGGGGCTACAGCAGGCGATGATGCAGCTCTACAAGGACGAGAAGATCAACCCGCTGGCCGGCTGCTGGCCGATCGTGATCCAGATTCCGGTTTTCTTCGCGCTCTACAAGGTGATCTACGTCACCATCGAGATGCGCCACGCGCCGTTCTTCGGCTGGATCAGGGACCTTTCCGCTCCCGATCCGACGACGATCGTCAACCTCTTCGGCCTGCTGCCGTTCGACGGACCGGCCTTCCTGCATCTCGGCGTCTGGCCGATCGTCATGGGCATCACCATGTTCCTGCAGATGCGCATGAACCCGACGCCGCCGGATCCGACCCAGGCGATGCTGTTCACCTGGATGCCGCTGGTCTTCACCTTCATGCTGGCGTCGTTCCCGGCGGGTCTGGTGATCTACTGGGCCTGGAACAACACCCTGTCGATCGCCCAGCAGTCGATCATCATGAAGCGCCAGGGCGTAAGGATCGAGCTTTTCGACAATTTGAAGTCGCTCTTCGCGAAGAGACCGAAGCCGGCGGAATAG